From the genome of Tenrec ecaudatus isolate mTenEca1 chromosome 1, mTenEca1.hap1, whole genome shotgun sequence:
ttatcCCACATATAGATACATCTGTGTATCTATCTGTCAGTCTATAGGGTTTAAGATGGTgagagggaaacaaaaaagaTAGTGAGAGGAAATAAGATCCAGAACATACTTGCCGATGAGATCATTATCCAATGGCAGGTcaatgagctttttgaagtcaaCTTTAAAGTGGGGGTATGATTGTGGTAAGATTTGGTTAATGGTGAGTAGGACTGGTTTTGCCCCCCTTGTGGAAGACAGTCCTCTTGATGGCCCTAATGAGTTCCTTGTTACGAAGACTATAAATAATTGGGTTGGCCAGTGGTGTTAGTACAGAGTAGACTACAGCCAGTGTGCGGTCAAGGGTCAGAGAATAGCTTTTCTTAAGTCTCACATACATGAAGATGATGCACCCAAAGAAGATGAGCACCACAATGAGATGTGAGGCGCATGTGGAGAAGGCCTTTGTTCTTCCTGCTGCTGTTCTTATCTTCAGCACCGCTTCAATGATCCTCCCATACGAAGTCATAATGAAGAGGAAAGTGATAAGGATTATgaaggaattgatggaaaaatCCACCACAACATTAACAGATGTGTCTTTGCAGGCTAGACTCAGCAGAGGTGGAAAGTCACAGAAAATATGTTGAATTTCATTGTAGCCACAGAAGGGGAGTTGGGAGACAAGAATGACTTCAGAAATCGGACACAGGAAACCACAAGTCCagcaacaagcggccatcttggcACAAAGTGTTGGGGTCATAATTGCAGGGTAGTGGAGGGGTCGGCAAATGGCTAGGTATCTGTCATAGGCCATGGCTGTAAGAAGATAGCACTCAGAGGCCCCTAGCGAGTGGAAGAAGTATGTCTGGAGGAGGCATCCAGCAAAAGATATGGTTTTCTTCTCGCTGAGAAGATTGGTTAGCATTTTGGGGATGGTGGTGGCTGTGTACCACAGCTCCAAAAAGGAGAGAATACTTATAAAGTGGTACATGGGTGTGTGTAGAGCTGCATCCAGTCGTATGACTAAGAAGATGAGCAGGTTACCGCAGATAGTGAACAGGTATGCCAACAGCAGCAGGACAAAGAGCCATACCCTGGTCTGCCCCACGTTGGGGAAGCCAAGGAGCACAAATTCAACCAGCCGTGAGTGGTTGTGCTGCTCCATGTGGGACTTAGATGGAGGAAAAAGGAATAAA
Proteins encoded in this window:
- the LOC142437135 gene encoding olfactory receptor 6N2 produces the protein MEQHNHSRLVEFVLLGFPNVGQTRVWLFVLLLLAYLFTICGNLLIFLVIRLDAALHTPMYHFISILSFLELWYTATTIPKMLTNLLSEKKTISFAGCLLQTYFFHSLGASECYLLTAMAYDRYLAICRPLHYPAIMTPTLCAKMAACCWTCGFLCPISEVILVSQLPFCGYNEIQHIFCDFPPLLSLACKDTSVNVVVDFSINSFIILITFLFIMTSYGRIIEAVLKIRTAAGRTKAFSTCASHLIVVLIFFGCIIFMYVRLKKSYSLTLDRTLAVVYSVLTPLANPIIYSLRNKELIRAIKRTVFHKGGKTSPTHH